The Oncorhynchus tshawytscha isolate Ot180627B linkage group LG16, Otsh_v2.0, whole genome shotgun sequence nucleotide sequence ActttattatactgaacaaaaatataaatgcaacgtgcaacaatttcaaagatagtactgagttacagtttatataaggaaatcagtcaattgaaataaatgtattaggccttaatctatggatttcacatgactgtgcagaggtccacccactgggggagccaggcccagcaaatCAGAATGCGTTTTtgcccacaaaagggctttattgcaAACAGAAATACTCCTTGCTCCCTAaatacttgagacatctgtggctttgtgttgtgtgacaaaactgcacattttagagtggccttttactgtccccagcacaaggtgcacctgtgtaatgatcatgctgtttaatcagcttcttgctaTTCCACACCTGTGAGGTGGATGGATCattttggcaaatgagaaatgttcactaacagagatgtaaacaaatgtgtgtactttttgtgcacatggaacatttctgggaaacatgggaccaacacttcacatgttgcgtttatatttttgttcagtgtagccaTTCTACCGATCATGTAGTAATCTGAGTAGTGGGTTGTCTTACCTTTTCTTTGTGAGTCTCCATTTCTGTTTGTAGAGAGGTACTTCCAGTAATGTTGTCCATTTCTTGCGTGGCAGGATGGTGCTGGCTGTTTCCAATTCCCTGGTCAGTGGCATCATCCTGGACATTCCCCATTTCTTGGGTTGAGGAACTGGGATGACTGCTTCCCATTTCCTTGCTAGTGGCATTACCTTGAATGTTCTCTATTCGGATTCCAGTTGCACGGCCATGAAATCTTTGAAGAATTTTCCTATACTGACCAGTGATGTCATGCTGGCGGGAGTTCAACTCTTGGCCTGTTGCACTACCTTGACAGCCTGCCATGTCTTGGGCAGTGGCAATGCTCTGACACTTTTCTATTGACAGGCCAGATACTTTGTTCTGATTATCCACTATCTGGCCATTCAAATGATCTTGACTGCATAACACTTCTTGTTCAGCTTCCAAGTCATTCAGCATATGAGCCATTTCCTTGTCTTCTTCAGCTACTTTAGACACTGTTTTGGGTGGAAGGTATGAGACAAATATTACATTGGAGTCTTCATCCTCATCGACTTCAGACTGTCTGAAAGGTTGCCTTGTTACGTCCCTTGTTGATATTGCCTGATATGCAAGGTCATCTTGGGGATCATCGTCACAGAGGTCAATGATGTCATCTGGTATAACAATGTGTTTAGGATCTGGTCTGGTTTTATTTGAAAATTGTGATCCAAGTGAGGAGCTTAAGGGTAGGGAGGGCGGTAAGCTGATTCTCTGATTGAATCCAACACTTTCTGCTGCCTGTGTGGTGGAGTCACCCATGTTCCTACTGGCCTCCAAGGGCTTTGATGGTCGGTTACAAAGCTCAGGGGTTTTCTTGGCAACAAAATACACCTTCCCATTGTACATCACTAAGGCATTGTCCTTCTCTTGGCCAATTCTTGTCTGACTCTCTTGGGAAGGTGAACACTTTTTTGCTGTGTTTTCACAGGGTTTGGTGGCTTTTTCCATCTCTGCCAGAGTTTTCAAAATATCTGAGGTCATAGAAGAGGAATTCACGGGAACAAGGCATTGAGCAGGTGAGCCATCTGCCTCCTCAATCACCCACTTAATAGGAGTGACCGGTCTTTTGCCATCCTTAGCAGTAGTAGAACACGGTGTTGAGCCTGATGATGAGCATTTAGAATGTGTCTGGCCAGATGGCCTTGGAAGTCGGCTGAGGGAGAGGGGTGCCTTCTGAAATGTTGGACATAATGGAGTACCACCCGGTTTCATGGTTTGGACAGGGGACACATAAAGAACCATTGGCAAATTCGAATTTGAGGCACAGCTCGTTGATGAAGTAAATATCTGCCTCTTTATGGCTGGGGGGAGTGCGGATGCTGGAAGGGTTTTCACTTGAGCATTAGGAGGAATTTGAAggtattgtccatttggaagcgCTGGAGATTTCACAGTGACTGGCAGCTGATCCTTATTCAAAAGTGTTAGCTCAGGTGATGTCAAGGATAACGCACTTTGGGCTACTTTTGTTGTTACTATAGGAGTCTGGATGCTCACTGATTTATATATTCCTGTCAGATTGGTTGGATTTTGAGAGGTACTCATGTAAAATGACCTTTTATTCACAGATTGTCCTCTAGCTGTGGGTCCCAGAGTAGACATGTTAATCTTCGAAATTGATGGCACGTCCAAGGTAAGATCTCGTTGAGGTTCAGAGATGTCCTTCATAGTGCTTGTTGGTGATCGAACAAACTGTCCGTTTACTTTTTGAACAGGGATCAGTTTCATAACATTTCTCCCATCAGTTCCCACAGCTGGCATCGCTtggtaaaagacacctgtcccaCTGAAAAGGAAAAATGTAATACATAAGCATTTCACAGCAAGACAGTTCGGGCAATTCAAATCAATTTCTTGAGCGTTTTGATCATCTGTCCCTATAAAAAAAATAGGCCTTTGTGTTCGATACAATAGACGAACAATACAGGCCACCTCTTAATTGAGATCAAATCAATGCAGTTAGATTTGCTTGTATAGAACAGCTGCTCGCTTAATCATGCATTGACACATCACACACTTTCCTTTTGTTGAATCTCACTTCCTACttatttgttttatatttttcctTTGTCTTTAGTCTGACATTTTTATATAGGTTTTTGATTCTTGTGTTTCTTTAATACCCTCTAAAGCATCTTTGGATCTTTGAAAagcgtattattattattattatttatagtgGTGGCTGGAAGCTTGCCTGATGACACATCCTGAATGTAATTCCGCTGCTCTATAGATTCTTACATACATTTAGTCTGAACCTGCCATTTTTGAAATAATTTGTGTGAGGGATGTTCATTAGCGATTGGTTAGATCTGTTAGAGACGATCCAGAGTATCAAAGAATCATCATGTACACcagctctggcccaacccatcggtttctgggaccaatcagaatgtGTTCTCATTCTAGAAATCATAAGGGGAGGGAGGCAAATCCAGAATAATCGTGGAGAAGAAACGTCAGTTGGCCGGGGcgatgtggatgggtagccaggcaagcCAATGGGGCCAATATCCATATGGTTCCATGGTTGCCATGGCACCATGTGGAATGTCCATATAGTTCTGTGGTTGCCATGGCTTCATATGGCAGCGTTGACTGTTTACTCCTGCTAATTTAATCTATAATGAATAGTTATAATTGTTTTCTATGTCACATTTTACATCAACTTCTATTTTATGGTAGCTTATCAAGTATAGATGGTAAATATATAGAAATTCTATCCCAAAATGCTAAACTGGATGATTAATCAGACTTCATAAACCTGCTCAGCATCCCAGAGGTACTCATTGACATTCTTAACAAGTTTTCAAAAGAAGCAGACACCCATTACTTTGGACTTCAAGGATTTCGTTAAGGCTCTGGATATACTTCGCCAGAGAGGAGGCCGGAGAGGGAAGAAAGCAGGTCATAACTCCGGCTATATTCAAACTGTTGGATATAGATAGACCCTCCTCTCATCTGAGTGTacaacccccctccccacctTCAACCAGTTTTGCAAAAGCACACACCCAAGGAAAGTAAATACTGTCTACACTCAGTGTTTTTATCAAATGCACAGTCTCTCTTAAACAAGTTGGAAAAGTTTGAGTGGAGAATGAGTGAATCAAAATCTGACATTGAAATTATTTCTGAGACATGGTTTAGTGGCAACTCACCCACTGAAATGTTTGACATTTAGGGCTTTACAACTTTCTCCTGCGCTCCTGAGGAAAGGAATGAGGGGGAGTggcaatttttttgttgttgaattttacccctttttctccccaatttcgtagtgtccaattgttgtagtagctactagcttgtctcatcgctacaactcctgtacgggctcgggagagacgaaggttgaaagtcatgcgtcctccgatacacaacccaacctagctgcactgcttcttaacacagcgcgtatccaacccggaagccagccgcaccaatgtgtcggaggaaacacagtgcacctggcaaccttggttagcgcgcactgcgcccggcccgccacaggagtcgctggtgtgtgatgagacaaggacatccctaccgaccaagccctccctaacccggacgacgctaggccaattgtgcgtcgcccaacggacctcccggtcgcggccggttacgacagagcctgggcgcgaacccagggtctctgatggcacagctggcgctgcagtacagagcagtacagcgcccttaaccactgcgctacCCGGGAGGCCCGGGTGGGGGCTATTATGTAAACAACAGCATCCCTGCATCTTCAGTGCCACCTGAGTTAGTGCATAAGGATTCATACTGGGGGTGGGCAGTATCCAGATGTTCATTTCAGTGGGTGAGTTGCCACTAAACCTTCTCTACAAGAAGGCATCATACCATACCAACGCTATTTATTTTCAAACGTAAAAATTATACAttaatatttattatttttgGGGCATTAGGGTCCCAACAAATTACTATCAAATTCCCATAGTGGTCTCTAGCTAAATGCTAACAAGTGCAAGCGAACATAAACTAATTGCAAGAATAGACTGCTATCTCAAATACTGGAGCCCTGAGACATATAATTTATTTGGCACATCTTAGAGGGTTAACTTAAGTTATAAGCAGTGAGGTTGCATGCAACACAAAAGCCCCTGCGACACGGGGGCTTAAAGCTTTAGGTGGCCCAGGGACGGTATTGAAAATCATAGTCTATATTTAAGGATCACTTCCCAACAAACTCCGTTTGGCTCCATTTCCATGATAAGCCATGGATAACCCCAGAGATAAAGGCAATGGTCAGAGACCGCCAGAGACCATTCCATAACCAAATCACAACCCTATGGAAGGAATTAAGGAATAAGGTGCAAGGGACATTTTTTTACTGGAAAAGCAAGATCCTGCCCAGTGGCATAAGAACATCAAAGACTTAGCCAACCTCTCCCAAACTGAGGCAACCTGACAATAGACATGGTACAGAAAATTCATTTAAGAAAGCACTATCAAAAGCAGGGATTgtaaccggttcagggaacagaaccaaaaaccagaaaaatacttttttttcaaGGAACAGAACCTGGAACGAAAGTGCTCCATACTGTTTCAGAATAAAACTTACTTTAAAATCCAGATGAAATCCCAGGCAGACTAATAAAGGAGTTTGCATATGAACTGAGCAGAACAGTGGCTGACATTCTTACCTCTCTCTACAAGAAGGCATCATACCTGAAAAGAAGCTACAGTGGTCCCCATTCCTAAAACCAAACCACCCTCCATCAGTGAAATACGGCTCACTACATCACCAAGCAAAGTAGCTGAGAGCTTTATCACAGAATGTGCTCTGACCAACATCCTACCCCAGATAGACACCCAGCAGTACAGATGGCTGCAAGGCTGATCAACAGCACACTGCCTGGTGGGTCTAACCAACAGAGCTCTTCAAGTCCGAGGATAAGCATAGTTCCACCTGCTCCCTGGTGACCACTGACTTTGGCAAAGCCTTTAGCCGTGTCTGCCACAACCTCACCACCACCAGGATGTTAGAGCTCGGGCTTCAACAATCGCTCGCCAGATGGATATGCAACTTCCTCTCCAATAGACACCAGGGGGTGAggtatcattgtatgctgtctgTCAGTAATCTCTTGGCCTACCTCAAGGAACTCTGCTTGGTCTGCTGAATGTTACGGCATACATCAGTGCAGCCAGGAAATCAGCAGTCAAGCAATGGATATTTGTGGATTACCTTAATTTATTAGAAACAAGAATACCAAAATCCACTTGCACCATCCAAGAAGACCTGGCTGACCTGGAGAAGTGGTCAGTGGGGAGACACATGCTCCATGCGCACTTCACTAAGTCACCACCCACAATACCACCTGTCAATCAACAACACAGAACTCTAGAAGGTAGAGGTTATCAAGATCCTAGGAATCTTCATTCAAGGTGATCTAAGAATGACAACACAGGTAGAGCACATCGGTGAAAAGGCCAGCCGACGTCTGTTCCTCTTCCGACGCCTTAAACACTTCCACATCCCTAAGAAGGACCTGGTAATGGTATTCACCACCTAAGTCCGACAAGCGGTGGAATATGCTGCCCCAGTGTGGCATGCAGGGCTAACCAAAAGTCTGACACCATCGAGAGGGTCCAGAGAAGAGCAATATGCATCGTCATGGGCACAGACTACATCTCCTTACTCAGATGCATGCACCAATCTGGACCTACCATCACTCCACAAATGCAGGGAAAGTCTCTAAAGATCCATCGCAAGAGCTTATCTAAAATCCGATCCCTACCACCACAGTTTAGTTGAGACCAACTCCTCAACTAAACTGGAACTGAATCATTGCAGCACTGAGCGTTTCCATTTTAGTGCCATCCCAGCCATGGTTCGCCTCAACAGTTGACgatgaattttttttttaaatttccatGTTCTATTGTCTACAGCTGTTGCATATCATTTTAATATTCAAATGTTTGTTGTACTCACAATTCAGCATGTTGCTGCCACTTGTAcaatgttctgttgaaaaacactCTCAATATctcaagtagaggtcgaccgattaattggaatggccgattaattggaatggccgattaattagggctgatttgaagttttcataacaatcggaaatctgtttttggacaccaattttgcagattattattattattattttttttacacctttatttaatctttatttaactaggcaagtcagttaagaacaccttTTCAATCACGGCCTAGGAacgttgggttaactgcctcgttcaggggcagaaagattttcaccttgtcagctcgtgggattcaatcttgcaaccttacagttaacttgtccaacgcaataacgaccgttgcactccacaaggagactgactgcctgttacacgaatgcagtaagccaaggaaagttgctagctagcattaaacttatcataaccactagttaactacacatggttgctgatattactagatattatctagcgtgtcttgcgttgcgtataatctgactgagcatacaagcatctaggtatctgactgagcagtggtaggcagaagcaggcgcgtaagcattcattcaaacagcactttcgtgcgttttaccagcagctcttcgttgtgcgtcaagcattgcgctgtttatgacttcaagcttatcaactcccgagatgaggctggtgtaatcgaagtgaaatggctggctagttagcgcgcgctaataatgtttcaaacgtcactcgctctgagccttggggtggttgtttcccttgctctgcatgggtaatgctgcttcgagggtgtctgttgtcattgtgttcctggtttgagcgaggagagggacggaagctatactgttacactggcaatactaaagtgcctataagaacatccaatagtcaaaggttaatgaaatacaaatggtatagagggaaatagtcctataattcctataataactacaacctaaaacttcttacctgggaatattgaagactcatgttgaaaggaatcaccagctttcatatgttctcatgttctgagcaaggaactgaaatgttagctttcttacattgcacatattgcacttttactttcttctccaacactttgtttttgcattatttaaaccaaattgaacatgtttcgttATTTACTTGAGgcgaaattgattttatttatgtattatatgaagttaaaataagtgttcattcagtattgttgtaattgtcattattaccaaTAAAAAAAagtctgattaatcggtatcggcctttttggtcctccaataatcggtattggtatcggcgttgaaaaatcataatcggtcgacctctaatctcaaGCCCAGACTGTCATAAAGTTATGTCATGCCAGGCAGTGTTACTTTGCGAGGTGGGATGTAGGTTTCCTATTTCTTTGTGCGATTAGCAGCTATGAAACAAAATAGCAGAAATACCTTAAACATCTACTGCAGCATTTTTCTAACCCTAAATCACACTCCTAACTCATACTTGACTTTTGactatttatttgcaaatgtaaTGCTCACACTGTAAAGCCCTGAAAATTGACCACCCGCCAACATGGCAGGTGAAATAGACAATCTTACCCACCAATATCTAAATCTACTCACATTTGGCAGGTGTTCATTTTATGCCCTGCTATTATTCCCGACCACATTTGTGAAGGAATAGTGGCAACGTCAAACATAGCTACTCCAAACCAGTTGATGGCGCTATAAAACCTTCACCAGTAAATTTACTGAACAGATTCATTTGAATTGTTATGCGTGCACTAAGGAAGGATTGTAACTAGTATTAATGATATTAGAATAAATTCACATGGTGGCACTGTTGCAAACATCTTTGCTATTGTGCTAAAATTTGAACACTTCCAGTAAAATGTTCCCtgaatcaagtgtgtgtgtggtattcaaataaaataaaacagttGTGTCTAGGAGCCTTCGTTGCTACTTGCAGCTATATTTACAACTTGAATTTGTAGCATGACAATTGATTTTATAAACTCCTTGCTTCAATCAGTAGTAGAAGAGCAATATTGTTATAGAGCAGTAGTCCATTGTTATAGTCTCTGTTATAGCTCAATACATGTGTGCAATGTGATGGATAGCCTTGCATAGCCTAATATTTCCTTTCATTGTTGGGGAGTAGCTTCAGTTCAGTCTACTTTCAGTGTAGTTCAAACTCCTGATGTAGGCAAACCCTTGTGGGACAttgattacagtatgttgccCTAATCCTGTAGAAAAATGTATGGTAGCCAATAAATAATAAATTGCCAATGTATTATTTCATTTAAAATCATTAAGTTGTCCAGTAAAGCCAAATATAAACTGGGCACTGTGGAATAAAGCTACCGCACCCCCACAAACTGTTATTGGTATAGGCTACAGCTGAGGGATGAGGTTGGGGAATCCCTCTCTCATAGAAAGTGTTCTAAATGCCAAGGACTGACAGTCCATTACATCCAAGAGATATACAGTTTCAACACATGGTTAAAACGTGGCCTATTGTTTTCATTCTTgctgtttgtaaacaatggagTAATAAAACCTTGTATATTTTGGGTTATGATAAAAAGAGGGATAGAGGTTAGTCTTCCAGAATCAATGGCTTAATATCAAGAACTTAAATGAACATCAAACAGCTTCCCAAATTCcggactgtacatttgtttattttgatTGCACAAGACTGGGTCTTTAAAACTTCTTTGAGATCGGTGGCCCCTGCACGGGACgattgagctaacgtaggctaatgcgattagcatgaggttgtaagtaacaagaaaatttacAAGGACATAGACATACCTGattttggcagaaagcttaaatttttgttaatctaactgcactgtccaatttacagtatctactacagtgaaagaataccatgctattgtttgaggagagtgaacAATTTGAACATAAAAAGTTATAAATTAacaaattaggcatatttgggcagtcttgatacatttaaacaaatgcaatggttcattggatcagtctaaaactacACATACATTGCTgctatctagtggccaaaatgtatattgcacctgggctggaataatacattatggcctttctcttgcatttcaaagatggtacacaaaaaatacaaaagaacagtttatcttttaccaaatctattgtgttattctcctacattcctttcacatttctacaaacttcaaggtgtttcctttcaaatggtaccaagaatatgcatatccttggttcagggcctgagctacagacatTTAGAAAAAAGGTGCGGATCCTTAACAATAGCTAAACCTAATCTCATTGTTTTAAAATCTGTCTAATTTTAATgcagcaatcagcagttgaaacaataacaaaccactcaaattcatagagttATGGATACAAAGACTGGCCATGATATTAATAttctagttttaaccatgttttgaggctttaTTCGTGTGTTACATTTActttggagtaaaacaaggttataTTCTGGGTTCTGATGGGATAGTTTAACTAAACTCATGAGGTATTTAAATTATACAAGTTATATTCAAGAATCATTGGGTACACATTAatttataaatccaaaaatggatgtagctgTCAGATTGTCCCTTAAATGAAATGTATTGCATTTGAATCGTTT carries:
- the lrif1 gene encoding uncharacterized protein lrif1, whose amino-acid sequence is MSNLNISYSNQGKTMASQGACRSGTGVFYQAMPAVGTDGRNVMKLIPVQKVNGQFVRSPTSTMKDISEPQRDLTLDVPSISKINMSTLGPTARGQSVNKRSFYMSTSQNPTNLTGIYKSVSIQTPIVTTKVAQSALSLTSPELTLLNKDQLPVTVKSPALPNGQYLQIPPNAQVKTLPASALPPAIKRQIFTSSTSCASNSNLPMVLYVSPVQTMKPGGTPLCPTFQKAPLSLSRLPRPSGQTHSKCSSSGSTPCSTTAKDGKRPVTPIKWVIEEADGSPAQCLVPVNSSSMTSDILKTLAEMEKATKPCENTAKKCSPSQESQTRIGQEKDNALVMYNGKVYFVAKKTPELCNRPSKPLEASRNMGDSTTQAAESVGFNQRISLPPSLPLSSSLGSQFSNKTRPDPKHIVIPDDIIDLCDDDPQDDLAYQAISTRDVTRQPFRQSEVDEDEDSNVIFVSYLPPKTVSKVAEEDKEMAHMLNDLEAEQEVLCSQDHLNGQIVDNQNKVSGLSIEKCQSIATAQDMAGCQGSATGQELNSRQHDITGQYRKILQRFHGRATGIRIENIQGNATSKEMGSSHPSSSTQEMGNVQDDATDQGIGNSQHHPATQEMDNITGSTSLQTEMETHKEKSSSDPIPEQRTSVLDMESLETCDRLLKQMFGITSDVKICLERIDAKPKAIPKAFPRIGTTNKRTIEAIRKLLQGSNILIKKREHKETEVSATRKDGSCPIDAKRQKIEKVKNASESSENTEPLTSPTPQLEKQPLTNPTPQLEKQPLTNPTPQLEKQPLTSLTPQLEKQPLTSPTPQLKKQPLTSPTPQLEKQPLTSPTPQLEKQPLASPTPQLEKQPLTSPTPQLEKQPLTSPSPQLKMQPLTSPSPQLKMQPLASPSPPMKMQPLASPTPQLEKQPLTSPSPQLKMQPLASPSPQLKMQPLASPTPQLEKQPLTSPSPQLKMQTLASPSPQLKMQPLTSPSPQLDILSDAEHIFGYEEPTVSYLISTAVETGVPSKPLPEINSVHISKRSSNSPVPSVHPQTNAEAMDCAPGPFCGTASNIKPNSRRRRGKGKRCTACPCGVTGTLVQEKAMSLSSTSQEEPSSSKPPNTRSSGSSTFAIAKSAKRKGRKSTKAQMEDKELTSVEIQCPSTVSEQGSSTAGEIPTSYLCSTALMDPEEIKRHERIKRLKELLKEKEAALAMIRKNMG